The Caenorhabditis elegans chromosome I genome includes the window tttatcaaataattgTTACCATTGTATTGAACATAGCTTCTTCGTTTAATGATTCTGGTCTAGTGCGGCTgccattttcgaaaaacgaatTATAATTAATGGAATTTGGTGATGAAGCTGGAGAGCTAACTAGCGGTGAGACCATATTAAATGTTGAATTTGCAGACGATTCGACAAGAGATGGTGCCGTTTCTTGTGATTCAGCAAGACTGAATGGAAATGGAGTTTGAGAGTTCATTCCAAGAGTGTCGGCGGACATTAAATTTGTCAtagatctgaaattcaatgtttgaaagaacgaaataaaaacaaaatttaccaACTTCAATTTTGCTTGACACTCTTCAATTTCTCTCTCAGCTTTTACCCGTTCTTCTTCACTTGCTTGCAATTTCTTTTCTGCCATTTGAATCCACGCGGTCGCCTCCGCTAGCTTCTTCCTTTGTGAATCGAATTCCTGCCCTTTCGTTCGAAAATATACCTCcatttgtcgttttttctctttctagAACCAAATTTATGAATTCTTCCTAGCTGATTGTAGCTCAAACCTCCTTAGTCAAATATTTGACAAGATGATCTCTTGTGCTCTGTTGGAAATCTATTTTCTTTTGTATTTTCGCCAATGAATCTGCCACCATTTTTATAGGGTcagcaaaatatattttgattcCTGAGCTTATGTTTCCATCCAATCGAACAAGTCTCACATTTTTCTTACAAATCAAACAGACAGCAAGATCTAAAGTTCAtcgttttcaagattttaaactaattttcgtACCTGCTTTCGCGCATTTcgtacaaaaaatgtgaaaacatgAAGAGATGAAGAATCCATCCGGTGGTTTTCGGTTGAAGCATTTATTACAGTGAacaaaatccatattttcctGTTATTAGCTGAAaagaacacaatttttcaacggCAAAACAGCTAAAAATGATGGAAGAAACGATTAATTGAATTCATATAATGTCGTTTAGCAGCTCGGAAAATAgttaatattataaaaaagaagacaaaatcttcgaaaaatcgagcaaatttccaataaatttattcgaatgcaatgaaaaactgtttaaatttcacaaaatcaaaagaaaa containing:
- the zhp-3 gene encoding Zip homologous protein 3 (Confirmed by transcript evidence) produces the protein MDFVHCNKCFNRKPPDGFFISSCFHIFCTKCAKADLAVCLICKKNVRLVRLDGNISSGIKIYFADPIKMVADSLAKIQKKIDFQQSTRDHLVKYLTKEKEKKRQMEVYFRTKGQEFDSQRKKLAEATAWIQMAEKKLQASEEERVKAEREIEECQAKLKSMTNLMSADTLGMNSQTPFPFSLAESQETAPSLVESSANSTFNMVSPLVSSPASSPNSINYNSFFENGSRTRPESLNEEAMFNTMLQSSGQSANANTSESSAFSVAFNNIFTPSRNNMGDSSMINKTTANQTIMDKTSMSLENWRQNRANSFGVHDISKRDSSLPTGGGSAIRVHHFKQNSRITPIAQNRRSAAGFDRQQIQEMRRISSQPGYLAQRKPINGRSFIGPAD
- the zhp-3 gene encoding Zip homologous protein 3 (Confirmed by transcript evidence), whose protein sequence is MDFVHCNKCFNRKPPDGFFISSCFHIFCTKCAKADLAVCLICKKNVRLVRLDGNISSGIKIYFADPIKMVADSLAKIQKKIDFQQSTRDHLVKYLTKEKEKKRQMEVYFRTKGQEFDSQRKKLAEATAWIQMAEKKLQASEEERVKAEREIEECQAKLKSMTNLMSADTLGMNSQTPFPFSLAESQETAPSLVESSANSTFNMVSPLVSSPASSPNSINYNSFFENGSRTRPESLNEEAMFNTMSSGQSANANTSESSAFSVAFNNIFTPSRNNMGDSSMINKTTANQTIMDKTSMSLENWRQNRANSFGVHDISKRDSSLPTGGGSAIRVHHFKQNSRITPIAQNRRSAAGFDRQQIQEMRRISSQPGYLAQRKPINGRSFIGPAD